A section of the Carya illinoinensis cultivar Pawnee chromosome 12, C.illinoinensisPawnee_v1, whole genome shotgun sequence genome encodes:
- the LOC122289231 gene encoding uncharacterized protein K02A2.6-like → MEGEALVWYQESFEKGHFHDWDTLTRSMLLRFGPTSYDSPMEALTRLEQSNSIAAYTTQFEALANRLRGLSDEHKLCCFISGLKDEIRLPIKMFNPVNMNAAYGLARLQEEYLLSVKKSIKQTGEKSSETFGGFSRGSYSGNSNTKWSGPTGATRPIISDQMDEKQKRGLCYHCNEKWNLLHNCKKSRIYFIQADKKDVEEEEDSPTKDEEEVGVGNKADNKVEVPEISLAAIAGTPTVSTMRLVGSIKGEKLVILVDSGSSYNFIDSTLIPKLKLVVDPSVALSVKVANGQCLSSAGMCNAVKVKMQGTSFKTSLYLLDLAGCDVVLGVQWLETLGPITWDFSKLLMSFRQEGKLIELQGLRLKPSVVEDGHKMPKGKGVLLQIMAVTEGGKEQIKLEADVTQVLEEFQGVFNEPKGLPPPRNHDHQIVLKEGTQPTANRPYRYPYYQKTEIEKIVAKLLKLGVVRPSSSPFSSPVLLVRKADGSWRLCVDYRALNKETVKAKFPIPVIDELLDELFGSVIFSKLDLRSGYHQVRVVEEDIPKTAFRTHEGQYEFLVMPFGLTNAPATFQGLMNDVFKPYLRKFVLVFFDDILVYSKSRAEHLGHLSKVLSLLQQHSLYAKRSKCKFAVGEIDYLGHVINANGVMADATKVAAMLEWPEPKNVKSLREFLGLTGYYRKFIRNYGSIAGPLTDLLKKNAFSWSEETRKAFKALKQAVAHPPVLRLPDFSKPFVIECDASGMGLGAVLMQSG, encoded by the coding sequence ATGGAGGGGGAGGCTCTAGTATGGTACCAAGAGTCTTTTGAGAAGGGCCATTTCCATGACTGGGACACATTAACCAGGTCTATGCTCCTCCGCTTTGGGCCAACGTCGTACGATAGTCCCATGGAAGCACTAACCCGATTGGAACAGTCCAACTCTATTGCAGCTTACACGACACAATTTGAAGCCCTAGCCAATCGGTTGAGGGGCCTTTCCGATGAACACAAGCTGTGTTGCTTCATAAGCGGGCTGAAAGATGAAATCCGCCTTCCCATAAAAATGTTTAACCCTGTCAATATGAATGCAGCATATGGATTAGCAAGACTACAAGAGGAATACCTCTTAAGTGTAAAAAAATCCATCAAACAAACAGGGGAGAAGTCTAGTGAAACGTTTGGGGGTTTTTCCCGGGGGTCCTACTCGGGAAACAGCAACACTAAATGGTCTGGCCCTACTGGTGCGACCAGACCAATTATTTCCGATCAAATGGATGAAAAGCAGAAAAGAGGGCTGTGTTACCACTGCAATGAAAAGTGGAACCTACTCCATAACTGCAAAAAATCACGGATTTATTTCATCCAAGCTGACAAGAAAGAtgttgaagaggaggaagacAGCCCTACAAAGGATGAGGAAGAAGTGGGCGTGGGCAACAAGGCTGATAACAAGGTAGAGGTTCCTGAAATTTCATTGGCAGCAATTGCGGGCACTCCTACAGTTAGTACAATGAGGCTGGTGGGTAGCATCAAAGGGGAGAAATTGGTGATTTTAGTGGACTCGGGCAGCTCATATAATTTCATAGATTCAACTCTAATTCCAAAGCTGAAATTAGTAGTGGATCCTTCAGTTGCATTGAGTGTCAAGGTAGCAAACGGTCAGTGCTTGAGCAGTGCGGGAATGTGTAATGCAGTGAAGGTAAAGATGCAAGGTACCTCGTTTAAGACCTCTCTTTATTTACTTGATCTTGCTGGATGTGATGTGGTGTTAGGAGTTCAATGGTTAGAAACATTGGGCCCCATAACTTGGGATTTCTCTAAATTGCTAATGAGTTTTagacaagaagggaagttgATTGAATTACAAGGGTTAAGATTGAAACCTTCTGTGGTGGAGGATGGTCATAAAATGCCTAAGGGTAAGGGGGTTTTGTTACAAATTATGGCTGTTACGGAGGGAGGGAAGGAGCAAATAAAATTGGAGGCTGATGTTACTCAAGTCCTAGAAGAGTTTCAGGGAGTTTTTAATGAGCCTAAAGGGCTGCCTCCACCCCGTAACCATGACCACCAGATTGTTCTCAAGGAAGGTACACAACCCACAGCTAATAGGCCTTACCGATATCCCTACTACCAAAAAacagaaatagagaaaatagtGGCGAAGCTATTGAAATTAGGGGTGGTACGACCTAGCTCCAGCCCCTTCTCTTCTCCTGTTTTACTGGTCCGCAAGGCCGATGGGAGTTGGAGACTATGTGTGGACTATAGAGCATTAAATAAGGAGACGGTGAAGGCCAAATTTCCAATTCCGGTGATTGATGAGCTGTTGGATGAATTGTTTGGCTCggttattttttctaaactcGATTTAAGGTCGGGGTATCACCAGGTGCGGGTGGTTGAGGAGGATATACCCAAAACAGCGTTTCGTACTCATGAAGGGCAGTATGAGTTCTTGGTAATGCCCTTTGGTCTAACTAATGCCCCTGCCACTTTCCAAGGGTTAATGAACGATGTCTTTAAACCCTATCTCAGAAAATTTGTATTGGTATTTTTTGATGACATTTTGGTCTATAGCAAGAGTAGAGCTGAACATTTGGGACATTTGAGTAAGGTTTTATCCTTACTACAGCAACACAGCCTATATGCCAAAAGATCTAAGTGTAAATTCGCTGTTGGGGAAATCGACTACTTGGGTCATGTGATTAATGCTAATGGGGTGATGGCGGATGCGACCAAAGTGGCTGCTATGTTAGAGTGGCCTGAACCTAAGAATGTGAAGTCTCTAAGGGAATTCCTAGGGTTAACGGGGTATTATCGGAAGTTCATCCGGAACTATGGTAGTATTGCAGGCCCTCTCACTGATTTGTTGAAGAAAAATGCTTTCTCTTGGAGTGAGGAGACAAGGAAGGCATTTAAGGCCTTAAAACAAGCTGTTGCTCACCCTCCAGTTTTGAGATTACCTGATTTCAGCAAGCCATTTGTTATTGAGTGTGATGCTAGTGGGATGGGGCTGGGAGCAGTTTTAATGCAATCGGGATAG